One window from the genome of Trabulsiella odontotermitis encodes:
- a CDS encoding EamA family transporter produces MGSTRKGMMNVLIAAILWGSSGVCAQYIMEQSQMSSGFLTMTRLLFAGTILLTLSFVHGDKIFAVFRHRQDALSLLIFTLVGALTVQLTFLLTIEKSNAATATVLQFLSPTIIVAWFALAKRVRPGMLVIIAILTSLIGTFLLVTHGNPTSLSVSAAALFWGIASAFAAAFYTTFPSTLIARYGTLPVVGWSMLLGGIVLLPFYAAQGSQVAITGNLILAFFYFVVIGTALTFSLYLKGAQLIGGPKASILSCTEPLSSALLSLLLLGVTFTLLDWLGTLLILSSVILISLDSRRRVKPGL; encoded by the coding sequence ATGGGCTCCACCAGAAAAGGGATGATGAACGTGCTGATCGCCGCCATTTTGTGGGGCAGTTCGGGCGTTTGTGCGCAGTACATTATGGAGCAGAGCCAGATGTCATCAGGGTTTCTGACCATGACGCGTCTGCTGTTTGCCGGCACCATCCTGTTAACGCTCTCTTTTGTCCACGGCGATAAGATTTTCGCCGTCTTCCGTCACCGGCAAGACGCGCTGAGCCTGCTGATTTTCACGCTGGTGGGGGCGTTGACGGTACAACTGACCTTCCTGCTGACCATCGAAAAATCTAACGCCGCGACCGCCACCGTGCTGCAGTTTCTCTCGCCGACGATCATTGTCGCGTGGTTTGCGCTGGCGAAACGCGTTCGTCCGGGCATGCTGGTGATCATTGCGATTCTGACATCGCTTATTGGCACGTTTTTGCTGGTCACCCACGGTAACCCGACATCGCTCTCTGTCTCCGCGGCGGCGCTGTTCTGGGGCATTGCTTCCGCATTTGCGGCGGCGTTTTACACCACATTTCCGTCAACACTTATCGCTCGTTACGGCACGTTGCCGGTTGTTGGCTGGAGCATGCTGCTCGGTGGTATTGTACTGTTGCCGTTTTACGCCGCGCAGGGTTCGCAGGTCGCCATCACCGGCAATCTGATACTGGCCTTTTTCTACTTTGTGGTGATCGGCACCGCGCTGACCTTCAGCCTGTATCTGAAAGGCGCGCAGTTGATTGGCGGGCCAAAAGCCAGCATTCTGAGCTGTACGGAGCCACTGAGCAGCGCGCTGCTGTCCCTGCTGCTGTTAGGCGTGACGTTTACGCTGCTCGACTGGCTCGGTACGCTGCTGATCCTCTCCTCGGTGATCCTGATTTCGCTGGATTCGCGCAGAAGAGTGAAACCGGGGCTGTAA